A genomic stretch from Lathyrus oleraceus cultivar Zhongwan6 chromosome 2, CAAS_Psat_ZW6_1.0, whole genome shotgun sequence includes:
- the LOC127121951 gene encoding uncharacterized protein LOC127121951: MVIQASNRGSPVAPPGFETVNVAAAPGHGYATGEELQGIRINGQPLAAEHRRGPNRNQNQYRQVAAVTIPAPQQRQPLQQPRQQQQQHPYQPRQRLQPDRRFDPLPMTYAELLPELLRLGFIELRTMAPPTVLPPGYDANVRCDFHSGAPGHNIEKCRAFQHKVQDLTDAKTINFALVPNVVNNPMPAHGAHRVNCIEGVESEDLVVNVSEIQTSLMVVKGRLLNGGVHPGCGKDCLGCAESVDGCELLRAGIQGLMDRGCVQFGRADNRDLGAVSTVTIFFKPSEGRAPTTSGTPVTISAPVSANTPTTIVAPVRRAVDSKVVPWRYDNAYRSNRRAENRVKPSNQAPVTIGVPVSKALAVVSPAVDNASARAKGKQAAVDETPAQANVPGGSFEKDVEEFMRIIKKSDYKIEISVNQLEGVIANVSTRHGVGFTDLDLTPEGRNHNKALHITMECKGAVLSHVLVDMGSSLNVLSKQILKKIPIEGVVLTPSDLIVHAFDGSKRSVVGKNCLKELKKKTAPNSNCPSLFNHGKSKIQAPGALLSYQSCFNHLPRRYAVSVLVNWSSNPSNSITAIIKGKNSIFTKLKIMMCIL, encoded by the exons AtggttattcaggcgtctaaccgtggttcacctGTTGCTCCACCTGGTTTTGAGACTGttaatgttgctgctgctcccgGTCATGGCTATGCTACGGGAGAAGAACTCCAAGGTATAAGAATCAATggtcagcctcttgctgcagag CATCGCCGAGGGCCGAATAGAAACCAGAATCAGTACagacaggttgctgcagtgaccattcctgcacctcaacaacgtcaacctctGCAACAACCtagacaacaacaacaacaacatccttatcagccgaggcagaggctGCAGCCAGATAGACGGTTTGATCCGTTGCCCATGACCTACGCTGAGCTACTGCCTGAATTGCTCAGATTGGGTTTTATAGAGTTGAGAACGATGGCTCCGCCGACTGTTTTGCCACCTGGGTATGATGCAAATGTCCGGTGCGATTTCCATTCTGGAGCACCGGGGCATAATAttgagaagtgtcgggcttttCAGCATAAAGTCCAGGATTTGACCGATGCCAAGACGATCAACTTCGCCCTTGTGCCaaatgtcgttaacaatcccatgcccgcgcatggtgcTCATAGGGTGAATTGTATTGAAGGGGTCGAATCTGAGGATTTGGTTGTCAATGTCAGTGAGATTCAGACTTCTTTGATGGTGGTTAAGGGCCGTCTGCTGAACGGTGGTGTTCATCCGGGCTGTGGTAAAGACTGCTTGGGCTGTGCAGAGTCAGTTGATGGGTGTGAACTGCtgagggctggtatccagggtttgatggatcgAGGCTGTGTTCAGTTTGGTAGGGCTGACAATAGAGATCttggggcagtgtctactgtcacaATATTCttcaagccgtctgaaggacggGCACCTACAACGAGTGGTACTCCAGTTACCATTTCTGCACCAGTTTCTGCCAACACTCCGACGACAATTGTTGCTCCGGTAAGAAGGGCTGTGGACAGTAAAGTCGTGCCTTGGAGGTATGACAATGCCTACCgaagcaacagaagggctgagaacAGGGTCAAGCCTTCAAATCAAGCGCCCGTAACTATTGGTGTGCCTGTCAGTAAAGCTCTTGCGGTTGTGAGTCctgctgtggacaat GCATCTGCCAGAGCTAAGGGAAAACAGGCTGCAGTTGATGAAACGCCTGCTCAAgcgaatgtgcctggtggctcatttgagaaggatgtggaggaaTTCATGCGCATAATCaaaaagagtgactacaagatc gagatttccgTCAATCAACTTGAGGGTGTAATTGCTAATGTGAGTACCCGACATGGTGTGGGGTTTACAGATCTTGATTTGACACCCGAGGGTCggaatcataacaaagccttacacatcaccatggagtgtaaGGGGGCTGTGCTGTCTCATGTGTTGGTGGACATGGgttcttcgttgaatgtgctgtCGAAGCAGATATTAAAGAAGATACCTAttgaaggggttgtgctgacGCCAAGCGACCTGATTGTGCatgcatttgatggatccaagcgttct GTAGTTGGCAAGAACTGTTTGAAGGAATTGAAGAAGAAAACCGCACCAAACTCCAACTGTCCAAGCTTGTTCAACCATGGCAAATCAAAGATTCAAGCACCTGGAGCGTTGCTGAGCTACCAAAGCTGTTTCAATCATCTTCCTAGGCGTTATGCTGTTTCTGTTTTGGTGAATTGGAGCTCAAATCCATCAAATTCCATAACTGCAATCATCAAAGGCAAGAATTCGATTTTCACCAAACTCAAAATCATGATGTGTATATTGTAG